In one window of Primulina tabacum isolate GXHZ01 chromosome 8, ASM2559414v2, whole genome shotgun sequence DNA:
- the LOC142553906 gene encoding uncharacterized protein LOC142553906, giving the protein MSCKYIYSHVVRLLNESDTIYIEFEDAMFGHPKSIRLLREDILRFMEMREIGARQILVYMCHLYKYLKEKDKADYFSFVDPGNIPTCPIGTDGRDLSQHIADQLEALCRDSICLIPYNTGNRDDTWKTIVTNGVKMYNASKGISKGPGFKILTGNLKQSSSVECGYCVMRYMKEIVDCDDPQLEKMFAGCIKNQFYNQSQYDEIRSEWSEFVYSYVGA; this is encoded by the exons ATGTCGTGCAAGTATATCTACTCTCATGTTGTTAGATTGCTGAATGAATCGGATACCATATACATAGAGTTTGAGGATGCTATGTTTGGACATCCTAAAAGCATACGGTTGCTAAGAGAAGATATCTTACGCTTTATGGAGATGAGGGAGATAGGTGCCAGACAAATTTTAGTTTACATGTG TCACCTCTACAAatatttgaaggaaaaagaCAAGGCTGACTATTTTTCGTTTGTCGATCCCGGTAATATACCTACATGCCCGATTGGCACAGATGGCCGTGACTTATCACAACATATTGCTGACCAGTTGGAAGCATTGTGTAGAGATAGCATCTGCCTCATCCCATACAACACTGG GAACCGAGATGATACATGGAAAACTATTGTGACAAA TGGGGTGAAGATGTACAATGCCTCGAAGGGTATTTCTAAAGGGCcaggttttaaaatattgacG GGTAATCTAAAACAAAGTAGTTCTGTTGAATGTGGATATTGTGTGATGAGGTACATGAAAGAGATAGTCGATTGCGATGATCCACAGTTGGAGAAGATG tttGCAGGATGCATCAAGAACCAATTTTACAACCAATCTCAATATGATGAAATCAGAAGTGAATGGAGTGAATTTGTCTACTCATATGTAGGTGCTTAA